One Alcaligenes ammonioxydans DNA segment encodes these proteins:
- a CDS encoding amino acid ABC transporter ATP-binding protein: protein MADAIIQLKNVNKWYGQFHVLRDINLEVAAGERIVICGPSGSGKSTLIRCINRLEEHQQGQIIVAGEELTNDLRQIEAIRRDVGMVFQHFNLFPHLTVMENLTLGPIWVRRKTKAQAQELAMKYLERVRIPEQAHKYPGQLSGGQQQRVAIARSLCMEPKIMLFDEPTSALDPEMVKEVLEVMVELAHTGMTMLCVTHEMGFARKVADRVIFMDQGEIIEQNTPDEFFDSPRNERTREFLSQIIH from the coding sequence ATGGCAGACGCCATTATTCAGCTAAAGAACGTCAATAAATGGTATGGGCAGTTTCATGTGCTGCGCGATATCAATCTGGAAGTGGCTGCGGGCGAGCGCATTGTGATTTGCGGACCGTCCGGCTCGGGCAAGTCCACTCTGATCCGGTGCATTAACCGGTTGGAGGAGCATCAGCAAGGCCAGATTATCGTGGCGGGCGAAGAGCTCACCAATGATCTTCGCCAGATCGAGGCCATCCGGCGCGATGTGGGCATGGTGTTCCAGCACTTCAACCTGTTTCCGCACCTGACCGTGATGGAGAATCTGACCCTGGGGCCCATATGGGTACGACGTAAAACCAAGGCACAGGCTCAGGAACTGGCCATGAAGTATCTGGAGCGGGTCCGTATTCCGGAGCAGGCCCACAAGTATCCCGGTCAGCTTTCGGGCGGGCAACAGCAGCGTGTGGCCATAGCCCGCTCCTTGTGCATGGAGCCTAAAATCATGTTGTTCGATGAGCCTACCTCGGCCCTGGACCCTGAAATGGTCAAGGAGGTGCTGGAAGTGATGGTTGAGCTGGCCCACACCGGCATGACCATGTTGTGCGTGACCCACGAGATGGGTTTTGCGCGTAAAGTGGCCGATCGGGTCATTTTTATGGATCAGGGTGAAATCATCGAGCAAAATACGCCTGATGAGTTCTTTGACTCGCCACGTAATGAAAGAACGCGCGAGTTCCTCAGCCAGATCATTCATTAA
- a CDS encoding Bug family tripartite tricarboxylate transporter substrate binding protein encodes MFRVCKWLLAVSGVAAVMAAPAVMAEDSYPSKPIQFVVPYPPGGPLDSMARLLAERVKGDLGTVVVENKSGAGGNIGASIVAKAAPDGYTLMMGAVAINAINPWLYKTVPFDPVKSFEPIALVASVPNILIVNKEFAEQNKIASVQDLIAYAKEHPGQLNFASGGNGSAGHLAGEVLNTRADINSVHVPYAGANPAKTALLAGQVHFMFDNLASAAPLIKAQTVQPLAVTTLERSSFFPDVPTMEQAGVKPFDLGTWFGVFATGGTPQPVLDKLHAAYAKALMDPAVREALATMGSDVQPGTMAEFSELVSNDLKKYKEVVADSGAELF; translated from the coding sequence ATGTTTCGTGTCTGTAAGTGGCTGCTGGCGGTCTCTGGTGTTGCGGCTGTCATGGCTGCACCTGCCGTGATGGCAGAGGATTCCTACCCCTCCAAACCTATTCAGTTTGTGGTGCCTTACCCGCCAGGTGGTCCACTGGATAGCATGGCGCGCTTGCTGGCCGAACGTGTCAAAGGTGATCTGGGTACGGTCGTGGTGGAGAACAAGTCCGGCGCGGGTGGCAATATTGGTGCCAGCATCGTGGCCAAGGCCGCTCCAGACGGTTACACCCTGATGATGGGAGCGGTGGCAATCAACGCCATCAATCCGTGGTTGTACAAGACGGTGCCCTTTGATCCGGTCAAGAGCTTTGAGCCTATCGCGCTGGTTGCCTCGGTGCCTAATATCCTGATTGTGAATAAGGAGTTTGCCGAGCAGAACAAGATTGCATCCGTGCAGGATCTGATTGCTTACGCCAAAGAGCACCCCGGCCAACTGAATTTTGCGTCTGGCGGCAATGGCAGTGCGGGCCACCTGGCTGGAGAGGTCCTCAATACGCGTGCCGATATCAATTCTGTGCATGTTCCCTATGCCGGCGCCAACCCGGCCAAGACCGCATTGCTGGCAGGCCAAGTCCATTTCATGTTTGACAATCTGGCCTCGGCTGCTCCTCTGATCAAGGCGCAGACTGTCCAGCCTTTGGCAGTGACGACGCTGGAGCGCTCCAGCTTTTTCCCCGACGTGCCCACCATGGAGCAGGCTGGGGTGAAGCCTTTTGACCTGGGTACCTGGTTCGGCGTGTTTGCAACAGGCGGTACACCGCAGCCTGTTCTGGACAAGCTGCATGCCGCTTATGCCAAGGCCTTGATGGATCCGGCCGTGCGGGAAGCACTGGCAACGATGGGCTCTGACGTGCAGCCTGGTACCATGGCTGAGTTCAGTGAGCTTGTCAGCAATGATCTTAAGAAGTACAAAGAAGTCGTTGCCGATTCGGGAGCCGAGTTATTCTAA